Proteins co-encoded in one Coregonus clupeaformis isolate EN_2021a chromosome 17, ASM2061545v1, whole genome shotgun sequence genomic window:
- the LOC121585953 gene encoding 60S ribosomal protein L30 isoform X1, whose translation MVAAKKTKKSLESINSRLQLVMKSGKYVLGYKQTQRMIRQGKAKLVILANNTPALRKSEIEYYAMLAKTGVHHYSGNNIELGTACGKYFRVCTLAIIDPGDSDIIRSMPDQPQGEK comes from the exons ATGGTGGCGGCTAAGAAAACG aAAAAGTCCTTGGAGTCCATCAACTCTCGGCTTCAGCTGGTGATGAAGAGCGGTAAATATGTACTGGGCTACAAACAGACTCAGAGGATGATCCGCCAGGGCAAAGCCAAGCTGGTCATCCTGGCCAACAACACACCTGCCCTGAG GAAATCAGAGATAGAATACTATGCTATGCTGGCTAAGACTGGAGTCCACCACTACAGTGGGAACAACATAGAGCTGGGCACAGCCTGTGGAAAGTACTTCAGAGTCTGCACTCTGGCCATCATTGACCCTG GTGATTCAGACATCATCAGGAGTATGCCTGATCAGCCACAGGGGGAGAAGTAG
- the LOC121585430 gene encoding ethylmalonyl-CoA decarboxylase: MVLSAASRHLLRGSRIGAWGQLLPRRSGSVYTTANGFQEKEIREKLQAFPGGSIDLVKQESGIAVLTVNNPARMNAFSGSMMVELEERMSQLEEWTEGKGLIIQGAAGTFCSGSDLNAVRAISNPQDGMKMCMFMQNALTRLLRLPLFSVALVEGSALGGGAELTTACDFRLMAPGSVIQFVHKHMGLVPGWGGAARLVRIVGSQNALKMLGNALNVDPEMGLQIGLADGVLEGPLAGSGANALLEAEQWLGCYTKGPSPVIRAIKKVVVSGRELPLEAALRTERDVFGTVWGGPANLQALASKAKHK; encoded by the exons ATGGTTCTGTCTGCAGCCAGTCGGCACCTCCTTAGGGGCAGTAGGATTGGTGCCTGGGGGCAGCTGCTCCCCAGGAGGAGCGGATCTGTATACACCACTGCCAATGGGTTCCAGGAGAAGGAGATCAGAGAGAAACTCCAAGCTTTCCCTGGGGGGTCTATAGACCTTGTCAAACAGGAGTCAGGCATCGCAGTGCTCACCGTCAACAACCCTGCTCGCATGAACGCTTTCTCTG GTTCTATGATGGTGGAGCTGGAGGAGAGGATGTCCCAGCTAGAGGAGTGGACGGAAGGGAAAGGTCTCATCATCCAGGGGGCTGCTGGGACATTCTGCTCTGGGTCAGACCTCAACGCTGTCAGGGCTATATCCAACCCTCAG GATGGGATGAAGATGTGTATGTTCATGCAGAATGCCCTGACCAGGCTACTGAG GCTGCCTCTGTTCTCCGTAGCTCTGGTGGAGGGGAGCGCACTGGGAGGAGGGGCTGAGCTCACTACTGCCTGTGACTTTAG GTTGATGGCACCAGGCAGTGTGATCCAGTTTGTCCATAAACACATGGGTCTGGTCCCTGGTTGGGGCGGTGCAGCTAGATTGGTACGCATCGTAGGCAGCCAGAACGCCCTGAAGATGCTGGGTAATGCCCTGAATGTGGACCCAGAGATGGGGCTGCAGATTGGGCTTGCGGATGGGGTCCTGGAGGGTCCCCTGGCTGGGTCTGGAGCCAATGCCCTCCTGGAGGCAGAGCAGTGGTTGGGCTGCTACACCAAGGGTCCATCCCCGGTCATCAGAGCCATAAAGAAAGTGGTGGTGTCAGGGAGAGAGCTCCCCCTGGAGGCAGCCCTGAGGACTGAGAGGGATGTGTTCGGGACAGTGTGGGGAGGACCGGCTAACCTACAGGCTCTGGCCAGCAAGGCCAAACACAAGTGA
- the LOC121585951 gene encoding F-box only protein 43-like, whose product MECSLRPDAHFQSRKDLQYGACHDSGYLDSGYSPKMESGDTFALSKCFSSDGFHEMPKENLSQKCEPLSPRKNRLKEGVRSPQKDILKEQPLQNGWCETPKVSKRGPSLRRRLLMSKSEGKTAGNTKTPCAKKTDSSVNVRTDRCSNVVCDSPDAFTIGALATSTLKPEDVLLSSRKRRLLFSLVKTSTLEDGKCNTTSLPLFERKASAASLSDADLEESIISSDRLSTEMLETPRYSRLTSSVKENFQTPVNNNVAANLSDSLSVLSTPSSTPTHKHDHDTPSSTPTHKHYDHDTPSSTPTLKHCDRSVSEDSGFSSLALDKSQDSTVDNDGSFQELLLSSGSSRCKETPSRLAEMKRRSRLERQRRLSTLREGGSQSEGDRDVRALVAHRTHHREKNLTSQAHLERSIFKEDDSDVFLDVTPPKTATVKLEDLSFTPALQMVQALAQKTSGMLLEQTSLEELLRASEKEAFRTTMPLAGLIGRKMGLGKVDIFTELKKKNLRHILAMILNQLSSEDVYRVGQVSDSWNEIVVQNKMSDRRRRHYLMDVKAALELGSAVHVPDAETRLTLLSRSALKSVQAQSRTPSSSTRGTPQSATGTGSLTPVQHNSASKQDMFIQVAKTLFSDECLKPCPRCRHPARCHSVKMEGVCSRVDCGFQFCTGCLCAFHGSKECASVSAMRRSKKDVLPGSAQSKRNVRRL is encoded by the exons ATGGAGTGCAGTCTCAGACCAGATGCTCATTTCCAGAGCCGCAAAGACCTGCAGTATGGAGCTTGTCATGACAGTGGATACTTGGACAGTGGTTACAGCCCTAAAATGGAGAGTGGAGACACATTTGCCCTCTCAAAGTGTTTTTCTTCAGATGGTTTTCATGAAATGCCTAAAGAGAACCTTTCACAGAAATGCGAACCTCTGTCACCCAGAAAGAACAGACTAAAAGAGGGTGTCAGGAGTCCACAGAAAGACATTCTGAAGGAGCAGCCATTACAGAACGGCTGGTGTGAAACTCCTAAAGTATCCAAGAGAGGTCCATCTCTGAGACGACGTCTCCTCATGTCTAAATCGGAGGGTAAAACTGCAGGCAACACAAAAACACCATGCGCTAAAAAGACTGACTCGTCAGTGAACGTGAGAACTGACCGCTGCTCCAACGTGGTCTGTGACTCACCAGATGCCTTTACTATTGGAGCTTTAGCTACAAGCACTTTAAAACCAGAGGACGTGCTTCTGTCCAGCAGGAAACGGCGCCTCCTCTTTTCTCTTGTAAAAACCTCAACACTTGAAGATGGTAAATGCAACACGACCAGCCTCCCCCTCTTTGAGAGAAAGGCGTCTGCTGCATCGCTCTCAGATGCAGACTTGGAAGAGAGCATCATCTCCTCAGACCGCCTTTCCACTGAGATGCTGGAGACCCCACGCTATAGCAGATTAACATCTTCGGTGAAAGAGAACTTCCAGACTCCAGTCAACAACAACGTAGCAGCTAACCTCTCTGACAGCCTGAGTGTCCTGAGCACCCCTTCCTCCACCCCTACTCATAAACACGACCATGACACCCCTTCATCCACCCCTACTCATAAACACTATGACCATGACACCCCTTCATCCACCCCTACTCTTAAACACTGTGACCGCTCCGTGTCTGAGGACAGTGGCTTCAGCTCCCTGGCTCTGGATAAGTCCCAGGACTCCACGGTGGACAATGATGGTTCCTTCCAGGAGCTGCTGTTGTCATCAGGCAGCTCCAGGTGCAAGGAGACCCCCAGCAGGCTGGCCGAGATGAAGAGGAG ATCCAGACTGGAGCGCCAGCGCCGCCTCTCCACTCTCCGAGAGGGGGGTTCCCAGTCTGAGGGGGACCGTGACGTCAGGGCCCTGGTAGCCCACAGAACTCATCACAGAGAGAAGAACCTGACATCCCAGGCACATCTGGAGCGCAGCATCTTCAAGGAGGATGACAGTGACGTCTTCCTGGATGTGACTCCGCCGAAAACAGCCACCGTTAAGCTAGAGGACCTGTCCTTCACGCCGGCCCTGCAGATGGTCCAGGCCCTGGCCCAGAAGACCTCCGGGATGTTGCTGGAGCAGACCAGTCTGGAGGAGCTGCTGAGGGCCTCGGAGAAAGAGGCCTTCAGGACCACCATGCCCCTGGCTGGGCTGATCGGCAGGAAGATGGGCCTGGGGAAGGTAGACATCTTTACTGAGCTGAAGAAGAAGAATCTCAGACACATCCTGGCTATGATCCTCAATCAGCTGTCCTCTGAAGATGTCTATAG GGTTGGTCAGGTGTCTGATAGTTGGAATGAGATCGTAGTTCAAAACAAGATGTCCGACCGCAGGAGGAGACACTACCTGATGGACGTCAAGGCAGCTCTGGAG CTTGGCAGTGCAGTCCATGTCCCTGATGCAGAGACCAGGTTGACCCTGCTGAGCCGGTCAGCCCTGAAGTCAGTCCAGGCCCAGTCCAGGACCCCCAGTTCCAGCACCCGTGGTACCCCCCAGTCAGCCACAGGAACAGGCTCTTTAACCCCTGTCCAGCACAACTCAGCCAGCAAACAGGACATGTTCATACAG GTGGCCAAAACCCTCTTCAGTGATGAATGTCTAAAGCCCTGCCCTCGATGCCGGCACCCTGCTAGGTGTCACTCAGTGAAGATGGAGGGTGTGTGTAGCAGGGTTGACTGTGGCTTCCAGTTCTGTACAGGCTGCCTTTGTGCCTTCCACGGGTCCAAAGAGTGTGCCAGCGTGTCAGCCATGCGACGCAGCAAAAAGGATGTTCTTCCCGGGAGTGCTCAGAGCAAGCGCAACGTCAGGAGATTGTGA
- the LOC121585953 gene encoding 60S ribosomal protein L30 isoform X2 has product MKSGKYVLGYKQTQRMIRQGKAKLVILANNTPALRKSEIEYYAMLAKTGVHHYSGNNIELGTACGKYFRVCTLAIIDPGDSDIIRSMPDQPQGEK; this is encoded by the exons ATGAAGAGCGGTAAATATGTACTGGGCTACAAACAGACTCAGAGGATGATCCGCCAGGGCAAAGCCAAGCTGGTCATCCTGGCCAACAACACACCTGCCCTGAG GAAATCAGAGATAGAATACTATGCTATGCTGGCTAAGACTGGAGTCCACCACTACAGTGGGAACAACATAGAGCTGGGCACAGCCTGTGGAAAGTACTTCAGAGTCTGCACTCTGGCCATCATTGACCCTG GTGATTCAGACATCATCAGGAGTATGCCTGATCAGCCACAGGGGGAGAAGTAG